The proteins below are encoded in one region of Anoplopoma fimbria isolate UVic2021 breed Golden Eagle Sablefish chromosome 19, Afim_UVic_2022, whole genome shotgun sequence:
- the dgkzb gene encoding diacylglycerol kinase zeta gives MDTFFRRHFKRKEAVLPAEAEADSVRQRRPSVAVPTSKARRRSNAGLPSSTLTQRRRPSVQLQGRCRAPEGASGKTARQSRWAGHVRRRSSTTTPSLNPRFAVCRRKVGKLRTIDTHLLGPSMLLASLIQMAEEEEGEGAGLLAGEQQVEVRGGANSRRMFSRSSSLHSDGDDDSSDYSTANDSQSEASQSEASQSEANQPSEAEQLAEEEEEEDASWSHFSSNHASSSGLEATRDPPQRPPASRPLIRPPRCLRRNSSQVFSGDAAPLGRQRASSQRKRRRISTISKAGSPWPGRGPLLPSRRTSVHYLNHPAFYRGPGALSPLGARGCDSHLESWSGFLLKAIAKSGLQNVTTQPNASTSGQTDPLQEPNSTVDWSDNAQFGDHIWFETSGSGDFCYVGEQYCIAKSLQKSVARKKCAGCKISVHTMCMEQLEKINFRCKPSFREPGCRAVRESNVVRHHWVHRRRQTGKCRQCGKGFQQKFSFHSKEIVAISCSWCKQAYHNKVTCFMLQQIEECCSLGAHAAVIIPPTWIIRVRRTQSSLKSSKKKKRTSLKCNKSSKKGSEIQDGRWKPFLVKHLPSQLMKPLLVFVNPKSGGNQGAKIIQSFMWYLNPRQVFDLTKGGPREGLELYAKVPNLRILACGGDGTVGWILSVLDELKLHPQPPVGILPLGTGNDLARTLNWGGGYTDEPITKILSHVEDGNIVQLDRWNLNVEANPEARPEDRDEHQTDKLPIDVFNNYFSLGFDAHVTLGFHESREANPEKFNSRFKNKMFYAGTAFSDFLSGTSKDLAKHIRVVCDGTDLTAKVQDMKLQCLLFLNIPRYCAGTVPWGHPGEHQDFEPQRHDDGCIEVIGFTMTSLATLQVGGHGERLHQCKEVTLTTFKSIPMQVDGEPCKLAPSIIHINLRSQANMVQKTKRRISMPHLNDQQPVPEKLQIRVNRISMAAYEALHYDKDQLKEASTPLGVITVPGDSDLETLIQIERLHDSPPQDEDLMKEDAPSPHKLSMRWCFLDCTTADRFYRIDRAQEHLNYVTEISQEELYILDPELVVKETVGTSPGVPDLVDSEEHRDPHRDQQRQFSFPGSPRSPPPPRVRDLQRKRISSDSSVVDVLSQSSSKNVLCRRGAKIVNVHRSNTTLADFRPIVSPSRASSRDPQQDAELIDCIKTEDLNRLTELHQQGADILLQDEAGCTLLHHAVEAGNKEILKYLIDHVPTSHLDITEKETGETALHKAASSCQRSMCHYLVEAGASLMKTDLQGETPKHRAEKAEDQELCEYLEGRQHYQMIQREDQETAV, from the exons ATGGACACGTTTTTCCGCCGTCACTTTAAGAGGAAGGAGGCGGTTCTGCCGGCGGAGGCGGAGGCTGACTCCGTCCGCCAGCGGAGGCCCAGCGTGGCCGTCCCGACCAGCAAGGCCCGCCGGCGGTCCAACGCCGGGCTGCCGTCCTCCACGCTGACCCAGCGGCGCCGCCCCAGCGTCCAGCTGCAGGGGCGCTGCCGTGCGCCGGAGGGGGCGTCTGGCAAAACGGCCCGGCAGAGCAGGTGGGCGGGACACGTTCGCCGGCGCTCCAGCACCACCACCCCCAGCCTCAACCCACGGTTCGCCGTGTGCCGGAGGAAGGTGGGGAAGCTGCGGACCATCGACACCCACCTGCTGGGCCCCTCCATGCTGCTCGCCAGCCTCATCCAGatggctgaggaggaggagggggagggggcggggctactggCCGGAGagcagcaggtggaggtgaGGGGCGGGGCCAACAGCAGGAGGATGTTCTCCCGCTCCAGCAGCCTCCACTCGGACGGAGACGACGACAGCAGCGACTACTCCACCGCCAacgacagccaatcagaagccagccaatcagaagccagccaatcagaagccaACCAGCCGTCGGAGGCGGAGCAGctggcggaggaggaggaggaggaggacgccTCCTGGTCGCACTTCTCCTCCAACCACGCCTCCTCCTCCGGGTTGGAGGCGACGAGAGACCCTCCTCAGCGCCCGCCGGCGTCACGGCCCCTCATCAGGCCCCCCCGCTGCCTGAGGAGGAACTCGTCTCAGGTGTTCTCAGGAGACGCCGCTCCTCTCGGCCGCCAGCGGGCCTCCagccagaggaagaggaggaggatctcCACCATCTCCAAGGCCGGGAGCCCCTGGCCAGGACGGGGCCCCCTGCTGCCCAGCCGCAGGACTTCAGTCCACTACCTCAACCACCCGGCCTTCTACCGGGGCCCCGGAGCCCTCAGCCCGCTGGGCGCCCGCGGCTGCGACTCCCACCTGGAGAGCTGGAGCGGCTTCCTGCT GAAAGCCATCGCCAAGTCGGGTCTGCAGAACGTGACGACTCAGCCCAACGCGTCTACGTCCGGACAGACCGACCCGCTGCAGGAGCCCAACAGCACCGTGGACTGGAGC GACAACGCCCAGTTCGGGGACCACATCTGGTTTGAGACCAGTGGATCTGGAGACTTCTGTTATGTTGGAGAGCAGTACTGCATCGCTAAATCACTG CAAAAGTCAGTGGCAAGGAAGAAATGTGCTGGATGTAAGATATCGGTCCACACGATGTGCATGGAGCAGCTAGAGAAG ATTAATTTCAGGTGCAAGCCGTCATTTAGAGAACCAGGATGTCGGGCTGTTCGAGAG TCCAACGTTGTGCGACACCACTGGGTCCACAGGAGACGTCAGACTGGGAAGTGTCGACAGTGTGGGAAG GGATTTCAACAGAAGTTTTCATTTCACAGCAAAGAGATTGTTGCCATCAGCTGCTCGTGGTGCAAACAGGCG taCCACAATAAGGTGACATGCTTCATGCTGCAGCAGATAGAGGAGTGCTGCTCTCTGGGAGCTCACGCTGCCGTCATCATCCCTCCTACCTGGATCATCAGGGTCCGCAgaacacag TCGTCTCTAAAGTcgagtaaaaagaagaaaaggacgTCGTTGAAATGCAACAAGTCGAGCAAGAAGGGATCAGAG ATCCAAGATGGCCGCTGGAAGCCCTTCCTGGTGAAGCATCTCCCGTCTCAGCTCATGAAGCCTCTGCTGGTGTTTGTGAACCCGAAGAGTGGAGGAAACCAG GGAGCCAAGATCATCCAGTCCTTCATGTGGTACCTGAACCCTCGGCAGGTGTTTGACCTGACGAAGGGAGGACCCAGAGAGGG gttGGAGCTGTACGCCAAAGTGCCCAACCTGAGGATCCTGGCGTGTGGGGGGGACGGGACG gtgggCTGGATCTTGTCAGTGTTGGATGAGCTGAAGCTCCACCCCCAGCCTCCTGTGGGGATCCTTCCTCTGGGGACCGGCAACGACCTGGCCAGGACTCTCAACTGGGGAGGG ggTTACACCGACGAACCGATAACAAAGATCCTCTCACACGTGGAGGACGGAAACATCGTCCAGCTGGACCGATGGAACCTGAACGTGGAGGCGAACCCCGAGGCCCGGCCGGAGGACAGGGACGAACATCAGACCGACAAG CTTCCTATTGACGTCTTCAACAACTACTTCAGTCTGGGCTTCGATGCTCACGTCACACTGGGCTTCCATGAATCCAGAG AGGCGAATCCAGAGAAGTTTAACAGCCGCTTCAAGAATAAGATGTTCTATGCAGGA acgGCCTTCTCTGACTTCCTGAGTGGGACTTCCAAAGACCTCGCCAAGCACATCAGAGTGGTG TGTGATGGTACCGACCTGACGGCCAAAGTCCAGGACATGAAGTTACAATGTCTGCTCTTCCTCAACATCCCCAG GTACTGTGCCGGCACCGTGCCGTGGGGTCACCCCGGAGAACACCAGGACTTTGAACCGCAGCGCCACGACGACGGCTGCATCGAAGTCATCGGCTTCACCATGACGTCTCTG GCCACGCTGCAGGTGGGCGGTCACGGCGAGCGTCTCCATCAGTGTAAAGAAGTGACCCTGACCACCTTCAAGTCCATCCCCATGCAGGTGGACGGAGAACCCTGTAAACTGgctccatccatcatccacaTCAACCTGAGGAGCCAGGCCAACATGGTGCAGAAGACCAAGAGGAGGATATCCATGCCCCACCTCAACGA TCAGCAGCCGGTTCCTGAGAAGCTCCAGATCAGGGTGAACCGGATCAGCATGGCGGCCTACGAGGCTCTGCACTACGACAAGGACCAGCTGAAGGAGGCCT cgACTCCTCTAGGAGTCATCACCGTCCCCGGCGACAGCGACCTGGAGACCTTAATACAGATCG AGCGTCTCCATGA ctctcctcctcaggaCGAGGACCTGATGAAGGAGGACGCTCCGTCTCCTCACAAGTTGTCCATGAGGTGGTGTTTCCTGGACT GTACCACTGCAGACCGCTTCTACAGGATCGACCGGGCTCAG gagcACCTGAACTACGTGACGGAGATCTCTCAGGAGGAGCTCTACATCCTGGACCCGGAACTGGTCGTCAAGGAGACGGTGGGCACCTCCCCCGGCGTCCCAGACCTGGTGGACTCTGAGGAGCACCGGGACCCGCACCGGGACCAGCAGAGACAGTTCTCCTTCCCCGGCTCACCGAggtccccccctcctcc CAGAGTGAGAGAcctccagaggaagaggatCTCCAGTGACAGTTCTGTGGTTGATGTTTTGTCTCAGAGTTCCTCTAAGAACGTTCTCTGCAG aagaggagcaaaGATTGTCAATGTTCATCGCTCCAACACAACGCTGGCTGACTTCAGACCCATCGTTAG tccTTCCAGAGCTTCATCACGTGACCCTCAACAAG ATGCTGAGTTGATCGACTGCATCAAGACTGAAGACCTGAACAGA CTGACGGAGCtccaccagcagggggcagacATCCTGCTGCAGGACGAGGCCGGCTGCACTCTGCTGCATCACGCTGTGGAGGCCGGAAACAAAGAGATCCTCAAGTACCTCATCGACCACG TGCCCACGTCTCACCTGGACATAACAGAGAAGGAGAC AGGGGAGACGGCGCTCCATAAAGCCGCCTCCTCCTGTCAGAGGAGCATGTGTCACTACCTGGTGGAGGCCGGGGCGTCGCTCATGAAGACAGACCTGCAG ggtgAAACTCCCAAACATCGCGCTGAGAAGGCCGAGGACCAGGAGCTGTGTGAATATCTGGAGGGCCGCCAACATTACCAGATGATCCAGAGGGAGGACCAGGAGACGGCGGTCTGA
- the mdkb gene encoding midkine b produces the protein MRSLLSVTLLLLLLTLSQANRKAKSHKAKHEKSRPASECSSSETHYGKCVPEHGDCGDGLRDATCKGHTDQIHCKIPCNWKKDISDCKYKFGPWGSCDADTNTKSRSGTLKRALFNADCQTSVKVSKPCSPKAKKTTGGKKSN, from the exons atgAGAAGTTTGTTGTCCgtgacgctgctgctgctgctgctgacgcTCAGCCAGGCCAACAGGAAAGCCAAAAGCCACAAAG CTAAACATGAGAAGTCCCGTCCGGCCTCAGAGTGCTCCTCTTCAGAAACTCACTACGGGAAATGTGTCCCCGAGCACGGAGACTGTGGAGACGGACTGAGAGACGCCACCTGTAAGGGCCACACGGACCAGATCCACTGCAAGATCCCCTGTAACTGGAAGAAGGACATCA GTGACTGTAAGTATAAGTTCGGCCCGTGGGGATCCTGCGACGCCGACACAAACACCAAGAGCCGCTCAGGAACCCTGAAGAGGGCGCTGTTCAACGCCGACTGTCAGACCAGCGTCAAGGTGTCCAAACCCTGCAGCCCCAAAGCCAAGAAGACCACGG GAGGGAAGAAGTCAAACtga